A portion of the Clostridium gelidum genome contains these proteins:
- a CDS encoding transketolase family protein gives MNIATREAYGQTLVELSKNEKVVVLDADLAKATKTIDFKNACPERFFDMGISEQDMIGTAAGFAASGKIPFVSTFAVFAAGRAFEQIRNSVCYPKLNVKIAATHAGITVGEDGATHQAIEDISLMRSIPNMVVLNPADDVEAKAAIYAAAEYYGPVYIRLGRLATPTIHDENYKFEIGKGEVLSEGKDVAIIATGLMVAKALDAAEKLKAEGINATVVNISTIKPLDSELVIKVAKATGKVVTVEEHSVIGGLGSAICEVLSQELPTKTKLIGLNDTFGQSGTPNALLEYYGLTTENIIETVKSF, from the coding sequence ATGAATATAGCAACTAGAGAAGCATATGGACAAACGTTAGTAGAATTAAGTAAAAATGAAAAAGTGGTAGTATTAGATGCAGATTTAGCAAAAGCAACAAAAACAATAGATTTCAAGAATGCATGTCCTGAAAGATTTTTTGATATGGGTATATCAGAACAAGATATGATTGGAACTGCAGCAGGATTTGCAGCAAGTGGTAAAATACCATTTGTAAGTACATTTGCTGTATTTGCAGCAGGGAGAGCTTTCGAACAGATTAGAAACTCAGTATGTTATCCCAAACTAAATGTAAAGATAGCAGCAACTCATGCAGGTATAACTGTTGGAGAAGATGGCGCTACTCACCAAGCAATTGAAGATATATCATTAATGAGAAGTATACCCAATATGGTAGTATTAAATCCGGCTGATGATGTAGAAGCTAAAGCAGCAATATATGCAGCCGCAGAATATTATGGACCAGTATATATAAGACTTGGTAGGTTAGCGACACCAACAATTCATGATGAAAATTATAAGTTTGAAATTGGAAAAGGTGAAGTTTTATCAGAAGGAAAGGATGTTGCTATAATTGCAACTGGATTAATGGTAGCTAAAGCATTAGACGCAGCAGAAAAATTAAAAGCAGAAGGAATTAATGCAACTGTTGTTAACATTTCTACTATAAAGCCACTGGACAGCGAACTAGTTATCAAAGTAGCAAAAGCAACTGGTAAGGTTGTAACCGTAGAAGAACATAGCGTAATAGGTGGATTAGGTTCTGCTATTTGTGAAGTGTTATCACAAGAATTGCCTACAAAAACTAAGTTAATAGGATTAAATGATACATTTGGTCAATCAGGTACCCCAAATGCACTATTAGAGTATTATGGTTTAACAACAGAAAATATTATTGAAACTGTAAAATCATTTTAA
- a CDS encoding flavodoxin family protein: protein MKVLLVNGSPHEKGCTYTALSEVAETLNHEGIDTEIFQIGTKPLAGCIACKSCVNTGHCVFDDKVNEFLKIAGDFDGYIFGSPVHFAAASGASTSFMDRLFYADLCSGKESFYLKPAAAVISARRAGTTATFDQLNKYFTLMQMPIVSSQYWNMVHGQTPEDVKNDIEGLQIMRTLGRNMAFFLKCKEAGIKAGIAFPEREKTTFTNFIR from the coding sequence ATGAAAGTATTATTAGTAAATGGAAGTCCACATGAAAAAGGATGTACCTATACAGCACTAAGCGAAGTGGCAGAAACTTTAAATCATGAAGGAATAGATACGGAAATATTTCAAATTGGAACAAAGCCATTGGCTGGATGTATTGCTTGCAAAAGCTGTGTTAATACAGGACATTGTGTATTTGATGACAAAGTAAATGAATTTCTTAAAATAGCAGGAGATTTTGATGGGTATATATTTGGTTCTCCAGTACACTTTGCAGCGGCCAGTGGCGCAAGTACTTCTTTTATGGATCGTTTATTTTATGCAGATTTATGTTCAGGTAAGGAGTCTTTTTATTTGAAACCTGCAGCAGCTGTCATATCAGCCAGAAGAGCTGGAACTACAGCAACTTTTGATCAGTTAAATAAATATTTTACGTTAATGCAGATGCCAATTGTTTCTTCACAATATTGGAATATGGTACACGGTCAAACTCCAGAAGATGTGAAAAATGATATAGAAGGGCTTCAAATTATGCGTACCTTAGGCAGAAATATGGCATTCTTTTTAAAATGCAAAGAAGCTGGAATAAAAGCAGGTATTGCTTTCCCTGAAAGAGAAAAAACTACGTTTACAAATTTCATTAGGTAA
- a CDS encoding phosphohexomutase domain-containing protein, giving the protein MLANYNKLQNGSDIRGVAIDGAGKEVNLIPEVAKFISYGFVKLLENKINTKGKNLKVAVGMDSRLSGPDLKATVIEGLTDLGCSVYDCGMATTPAMFMTTVLENYKCDGSIMITASHLPYYYNGLKFFTREGGCEKEDIQSILSIASKEESYYGINSSKISKVDFIDEYSKVLVNIIRNGVSSKENYNQPLVGFKIIVDAGNGAGGFFAYKVLEVLGADISGSQFTEPDGRFPNHIPNPENEEAMEYIRNAVLVNNADLGIIFDTDVDRAAIVDSNGREINKNALIALVSSIILEEHQSSIIVTDSITSTGLGEFINKLGGIHHRFKRGYRNVINEAVRLNKEEKESYLAIETSGHAALKENYFLDDGAYLIAKILIKIAKLNEEGKRIESLIKDLKMPWESSDFRLEIKNDNVKDYGAKIITDLQNYVKSTEGFSIVNNNYEGVRVTCDKTNGDGWFLLRLSLHEPVLALNIESDIKGGNQLIVDKLVIFLDKYNELDLSDIK; this is encoded by the coding sequence ATGTTAGCTAATTATAATAAGTTACAAAACGGTTCAGATATAAGAGGAGTAGCAATTGATGGGGCTGGAAAAGAAGTTAATTTAATTCCTGAAGTTGCAAAATTTATATCTTATGGATTTGTGAAATTATTAGAAAATAAAATAAATACAAAAGGTAAGAATTTAAAAGTAGCTGTTGGAATGGATTCAAGATTATCCGGACCAGATTTAAAAGCTACTGTAATTGAAGGACTAACAGATTTAGGGTGTAGTGTATACGACTGTGGAATGGCGACAACACCAGCAATGTTTATGACTACTGTTTTAGAAAATTATAAATGTGATGGCTCTATTATGATTACAGCAAGCCACCTTCCTTACTATTATAATGGATTAAAGTTCTTTACTAGAGAAGGTGGATGTGAAAAGGAAGATATACAAAGCATTCTTTCAATAGCATCCAAAGAAGAAAGTTATTATGGGATAAATAGTAGTAAGATTTCAAAAGTTGACTTTATTGATGAATATTCAAAAGTATTAGTTAACATAATCAGAAATGGAGTATCATCTAAAGAAAATTATAATCAACCTTTAGTAGGCTTTAAAATTATTGTCGATGCTGGAAATGGAGCTGGAGGATTTTTTGCCTATAAAGTATTAGAAGTATTAGGAGCAGATATTAGTGGCAGCCAATTTACTGAACCAGATGGAAGATTCCCCAATCATATTCCGAATCCAGAAAATGAAGAAGCTATGGAATATATAAGAAATGCAGTGTTAGTCAATAATGCAGATTTAGGAATAATTTTTGATACAGATGTAGATAGAGCTGCTATTGTAGATTCAAATGGAAGGGAAATAAACAAAAATGCACTAATAGCGCTAGTTTCCTCAATTATTCTAGAAGAACATCAAAGTTCTATAATAGTAACGGATTCAATAACTTCAACTGGGTTAGGTGAATTTATTAATAAATTAGGAGGAATTCATCATAGATTCAAGAGAGGATATAGAAATGTTATAAATGAAGCAGTAAGACTAAACAAGGAAGAAAAAGAATCTTACTTAGCTATTGAAACATCAGGCCATGCAGCTCTTAAAGAAAACTATTTCCTAGATGATGGGGCATACTTAATAGCTAAGATACTAATCAAAATAGCTAAGCTTAATGAGGAAGGAAAAAGAATTGAAAGTTTAATAAAAGATTTAAAAATGCCATGGGAGAGCTCAGATTTTAGGCTTGAAATTAAGAATGACAATGTTAAAGATTATGGTGCAAAAATAATAACAGATTTACAAAATTACGTAAAATCAACAGAGGGTTTTAGTATAGTAAATAATAATTATGAAGGTGTTAGAGTAACTTGTGATAAGACTAATGGAGATGGTTGGTTTTTATTAAGATTATCATTACATGAACCTGTTTTAGCATTGAATATAGAATCTGATATCAAAGGTGGAAATCAACTAATTGTAGATAAATTAGTTATTTTTTTAGATAAATATAATGAATTAGATTTAAGTGATATCAAGTGA
- a CDS encoding transketolase, whose amino-acid sequence MNICELKKTAKNVRINIIEAVSAAKSGHPGGSLSVADILTVLYFDKMNINPQNPKWEDRDRLVLSKGHVAPALYVILAERGYFPKENLITLRKLGSILQGHPDMKSTPGVDMSTGSLGQGLSAANGMALAAKLDNKDHNIYVILGDGEVQEGQIWEAAMTAAHYKLDNVIAVLDFNGLQIDGSNEEVMNINPIDEKFSAFGWNVIKIDGHDLEAISNAVDEAKKVQGKPTVIIAKTVKGKGISFMENQASWHGTAPNEEQTKAAIEELERGEA is encoded by the coding sequence ATGAATATATGTGAATTAAAGAAGACAGCTAAAAATGTAAGAATAAATATAATAGAAGCTGTATCAGCAGCAAAATCAGGTCATCCAGGTGGCTCTTTATCAGTGGCTGATATATTAACTGTATTATATTTTGATAAGATGAATATTAATCCTCAAAATCCAAAATGGGAAGATAGAGATAGATTGGTATTATCAAAGGGTCACGTAGCGCCTGCACTTTATGTAATACTTGCTGAAAGAGGGTATTTTCCAAAAGAAAATTTAATAACACTTAGAAAACTTGGATCAATACTACAAGGTCATCCAGATATGAAATCAACTCCAGGAGTAGATATGTCAACGGGGTCATTAGGTCAAGGTTTATCAGCAGCAAATGGTATGGCATTAGCTGCAAAACTTGATAATAAAGATCACAATATATATGTAATTCTTGGTGATGGGGAAGTTCAAGAAGGTCAGATTTGGGAAGCAGCAATGACTGCGGCGCACTACAAATTAGATAATGTAATAGCAGTGTTAGATTTTAATGGATTACAAATAGATGGTTCAAATGAAGAAGTTATGAACATAAATCCAATTGATGAGAAATTTTCAGCATTTGGCTGGAATGTAATTAAAATTGATGGACATGATTTAGAAGCTATAAGTAATGCAGTAGATGAAGCTAAAAAAGTTCAGGGTAAGCCAACAGTTATAATTGCAAAAACAGTAAAAGGTAAGGGCATATCATTCATGGAAAATCAAGCATCATGGCATGGAACAGCTCCAAATGAAGAACAAACAAAAGCAGCTATCGAAGAATTAGAAAGGGGAGAAGCATAA